The genomic segment CGGATTCGCCCTCTGGTTGGACTACGGACCGCCCCGCGCCCGCGACCCGGAGTACGGCAAGCGGCTGACGCGGTTGCAGGAACGGGTCGCCGAAAATCCCGGTAAACCGCTCGTGGTGGTCTTCGGCAGCTCGCGGACCGCGATGGGCGTCCGGCCCGGCGTTTTGGCCGCGGACCCGCACGCGCCGTTGTTGTTCAACTTCGCGCTGGTCGGCAGTGGGCCGGTGATGGAGTTGATGGCCTTCCGCCGGGCGATGGCGGACGGGGTGGCCCCCGCGGCCGTGTTGGTCGAGTATTGGCCGGCGTTCCTGCGCGAAGACGGCAGTTACAACGAGGAATACCGGATCGACGTGAACCGTCTGCGGCCGATCGACGCGGCCGTCGTGAACGAGTATTTCAGCCCGGCGACCCGCGAAAAGTATACCCGCGCGACGTGGGGGCAGTGGATCAGCCCGTGGTACCAGCAGCGTCGATCGCTGATGAACCAGACTCTCCCCGCGTGGCTCGGAAATCACCAGCGGGTCGACGGGTTCTACGCCCAGCTGGACGATTGGGGCTGGCTCCCCGGCCACGAGGCGGCAACGCCCGAGGGGAGAGAGGCCGCACAAAAGGCCGCGAAAGAGTACTACGAACCGCTGTTCAAGTACTATCACATTGCCCCGGCCGCCGACCGCGCGCTGCACGAGTTGGTAGGCGAGTGCCGGGCTCGCAACATTCCGATCGCGCTGTTGTACCTGCCCGAATCGGCCGCGTTCCGCGCGATCATGCCGCCCGCGCGCCAGAAGATTGCGGACGACCACCTGGCCCGCATCCGCGGCGAACTGAACCTGCCGCTCATTGACGCCCGCGGGTGGGTGTCGGACGACGCGCTGCCCGACGGGTTCCACCTGATGCAATACGGGGCGGCCGAATTCACGCAGAAGCTCGGCCCCGCCGTGACCGCGACGTTCCCCGAATTGAAGCGAAAATAGAGCGGAGGAACCTCCCTATTCGTCGGGAAGGCCCAAGTATTTTGGAGAGATCAGCGAAGCCGTGAGACGCCCCCCGCCAGTCATGACGCCGCCCACGCACCCGCTCGTCCGCTGGTTCTTGCGGCCGCAACCGCCGGCCGGCGAGTGGCGGCTGCGCGGCGTCGGCTCTCGGGCGCGGGGTCGAGCGAAGAGAGCGGTTCTTGCGGGCGTGGCGGTGGTCGCGGTCCTCGTCCTGGGGATGAATGTCGTCCTGGATACTGCCCGACCCGAGTGGCACGACCCCGAGATCTGGCACCGCATCAAGCAACTCCGCGGTGAGACGGCCGCAACCGGCTCTCACGCACGTCCGCTAGTCGTCGCACTCGGAAGTTCGCGGTCCCAGATGGGGTTCAATCCCGCGCGGATGGGGTTCGACGACGACCCGGCGGGACCGCGGATTTACAACCTCTCCCAGGCCGGATGTGGGCCGGTTCACGAAGTGGTGAACCTGAAACGGCTGCTCGACGCGGGCGCGACGCCGGACTATTTGCTCGTCGAAATCCTGCCCCCGGTCCTGGCCGGAAATGGGCCGGTGGAAAAAGTGTTTGCGCCTGAAAAACTCGGCGCGGCCGACCTGCCCCGGGTGCTTCCGTACTGCGAACACCCGCGCGACCTGTTGGCGGCGTGGCTCGCGGCGCGGGTGAACCCGTGGTACTCGCTCCGCATCTCCCTGATGAGCCACTGGGGCGCGGGCAGCACGATGCCGTGGCAGTGGCGGACGGACTTTCTCTGGAAGCAGATGAAAGAACACGGCTGGATGCCGTACTTTTTCACCGAAATTCCACCAGGGCAGCGGAAAGAGGGGATCGATAAAGCCAGTGGGCAGTACGTCCCGTACTTCGCCGACTTCCGCATCGCGCCGTTGCCGGATCGAGCGTACCGGGACTTGCTCGCCTTGTGTCGGGCTCGTGGCATACCCGTCGCGTTTTACGTGATGCCCGAATCGCCGACGTTCCGCGGCTGGTATCCACCCGCGGCCCGGGAACGAATCCGTTCGTATTACCGAGAGTTGGGCGTCCCGGTGTTCGATGCGTCGGATTGGATCGGCGACGAGACGATGTTCGCCGACGGCCACCATCTCATGCGACACGGGGCGACCGCGTTCAGCGAGCGGTTCGGTCGGGAGTGTGTCGGCCCGTGGATCCGCAACGGGGGACGGTGACGGCTACTCATTTCGAAGTGAAACCGCCGGGAGTTAAGATTGCAACCCCGTCGGCCCCGCGGGGTCTCAAGACCCGCGGGGCCGACGGGGTTGACCGCCCGGCGAAGAGGCGTCCTTCGAGGAAGCTCTCGCCCGGTCTATCGGGCTCGGTTACCTGCTCTCTTTGGTTTCCTTAATGTTCGCTTGTTCCAAGCTAATCTCTATCTCCAGACGTCTCGCTTTGACTTTGAGTGTACTCAACTCGGTTCCCCTTGCAGCCGCTTTGCGGGCCGTAGCCACCTCCTCGTATTTCTTCAGCGCGTCCAAAGTCTTCTTGTAGAGCGCGATTCGATCGGACTCTTTCTCGGCGGCATCCAGTTCCGCCTTGAGCAGGGACATCCTTGCTGCTAAGTGGTCCGTTTCGCAAATAACGTCCGCGTTGGTTAGATGCCGTCGAAAGGCCGCCAGTGTATCTTGGTTGGTGGTCCAGTTTTCAGGGTCCACTATATTCATTGCAGGTTTTGTGAGCGGAAGCACTAGCTTATGTGACAGCTAACGATTGATCGCATTTCCGAAAGGACATGAGCGATGGAGTACGTGCGGCTCGGGAAGTCCGGTATGAAGGTTTCCCGCATTTGCCTGGGGTGCATGAGCTACGGGGTGCCCGAGCGCGGCACCCACCCGTGGTCGCTGGACGAGGCGGCGAGCCGGCCGTTCATCAAGCAGGCGCTCGACGCGGGGATCAACTTCTTCGACACCGCGAACGTCTACTCGGACGGCACCAGCGAGGAGATCGTCGGCCGGGCGTTGAAAGAATTCGCCCGGCGGGACGAGATCGTCCTCGCGACCAAGGTTCACGGGCCGATGCGGAAAGACCCGAACGGCCGCGGTCTCTCCCGCAAGGCGGTCCTCACCGAGATCGACGCGAGCCTCCGCCGCCTCGGTACGGACTACGTCGACCTGTACCAGATCCACCGCTGGGACTACGAAACGCCGATCGAGGAGACGCTGGAAGCCCTGCACGACGTGGTGAAAGCCGGAAAAGCTCGGTACATCGGTGCCTCGTCCATGTACGCCTGGCAGTTCTGCAAGGCTCTTTACGTAGCCGACCTTCACGGATGGACGCGGTTCGTCTCAATGCAGAACCATTACAATCTGCTCTACCGTGAGGAAGAACGCGAGATGTCCGGCCTCTGTGCCGCCGAGGGGATCGGCGTCATCCCCTGGAGCCCGTTGGCGCGCGGGAAGCTGGCCCGGCCGTGGCAAGAGGGGGCGTCGACCGAGCGGGCCGCCACGGACGAATTCGGGAAGACGCTTTACGCCAAGACCCAGGACGCCGACCGGTTGGTGGTCGACCGCGTGGGCGAGGTCGCGGTTGCCCGCGGCGTCCCGCAATCCCAGGTCGCCCTCGCGTGGCTGCTTCAAAAATCTGTCGTCACGTCCCCGATCGTCGGGGCGACCAAACCGCAGCACCTGGACGACGCGGTAGCCGCGCTGGCCGTGAAACTGTCGCCCGACGAGGTGGCGAAGTTGGAGGAGCCGTATACGCCTCACCCCGTCCTGGGTTTTGCGTGAAGTATTGCGTAGCCGTTTCCGGCACCGACGACGGGTTGCGTTCCGACCGCCGGGACGTCGCGTCTCCACCTTCCTGCATCCCTTCGCTCCACCGGAGTTACCCGGCTTCGACGCGACTATGGATGCTCTGACTCCGAACGAGGATCCGGCCCGAGTTCGCGTCGCAGGCTTCGCTCCCCTACGCGCGACGCCGCGTAGGGCCAGGGCGCTTGGGGCCGGTCGTACCTCCGGACCGGATGTCGCCTCAGACCCGTGATGCCTTCCCTCGTCCGGTCTCCCTGCTTAAGTCCTGAACCGTCCGAACCGTCCGATCCGTCCGCCTCCGACCACCCCGGACCTTCCCGAGGGCCGTGTTTGGGCTTTGGCACTCGGGCTGACCGCGTGATCCGACGGGCACCATCTCCCGCCGCCACCCCTCTCGCGAGGTTCCGAGCGGACGTGGGGCTTCGCCGTTCCCGCGCAGGCTCGCCAAGGTCACAGGCCGAATCGAGTTCCCTTCCGTTGCGGACGGATCGCTCGCCTCCGGTTGCTCCCCATCCCGCCTCACGGCGACGCAGTTACCTTCGGCTACGAGAAGCCCAACCGCCTCTCGACAGGGACTTGCACCCCGCTGGTTCGAGAACTATCACAGCGTGCCCTACGCCGACCACCTATTCGAGTGGCACGGCCGCGCCGCCGTACATATCATCCAG from the Fimbriiglobus ruber genome contains:
- a CDS encoding aldo/keto reductase, with protein sequence MEYVRLGKSGMKVSRICLGCMSYGVPERGTHPWSLDEAASRPFIKQALDAGINFFDTANVYSDGTSEEIVGRALKEFARRDEIVLATKVHGPMRKDPNGRGLSRKAVLTEIDASLRRLGTDYVDLYQIHRWDYETPIEETLEALHDVVKAGKARYIGASSMYAWQFCKALYVADLHGWTRFVSMQNHYNLLYREEEREMSGLCAAEGIGVIPWSPLARGKLARPWQEGASTERAATDEFGKTLYAKTQDADRLVVDRVGEVAVARGVPQSQVALAWLLQKSVVTSPIVGATKPQHLDDAVAALAVKLSPDEVAKLEEPYTPHPVLGFA